The Desmodus rotundus isolate HL8 chromosome 13, HLdesRot8A.1, whole genome shotgun sequence genome has a window encoding:
- the F11 gene encoding coagulation factor XI isoform X2 produces the protein MILLYQMIPFILSASVSGECVTELFKDTSFQGGDVAAVFTPSAEHCQVICTHHPRCLLFTFMAESPSEDPAKWFTCILKDSVTETLPRVNMMGAVSGYSFKQCSHHISACHKKLYADLDMKGMNYDSSVVQDAHECQERCTNDTHCHFFTFASRWFPSPEHRNVCLLKHTHTGTPTRITKLKHVVSGFSLKPCALSKLACIRDMFPSTLFADSNVDSVTAPDAFVCRSICSHHPNCLFFTFFSQAWPKESERNLCLLKTSKSGIPSARFIKSNAFSGFSLQNCRHSIPVFCHTSFYQNTDFLGEELDILDVRGHEACQNACTNTIRCQFFTYSPSQGSCNGGMGQCYLKLSSNGSPTKILHGRGGISGYTLRLCKMDNACTTKIKPRIVGGTASVRGEWPWQVTLHITSPVQRHLCGGSIIGNQWILTAAHCLSGIESPKMLRVYGGILNQSEIKEDTSFFGVQEIIMHDQYKTAESGYDIALLKLQTAMNYTDKIQNTLQKVKIPLVTNTECQARYGGHRITNKMICAGYQDGGKDACKGDSGGPLSCKHNEVWHLVGITSWGDGCAQRGRPGVYTNVVEHVDWILEKTQAV, from the exons aTGATTTTGTTATACCAAatgataccttttattttatctGCTTCGGTTTCTGGTG AATGTGTGACTGAGCTGTTCAAAGACACCAGCTTTCAAGGGGGTGATGTCGCTGCTGTTTTCACGCCCAGCGCCGAGCACTGCCAGGTAATCTGCACCCATCACCCGAGGTGCTTGCTCTTcacttttatggctgaatcaCCATCTGAAGATCCTGCTAAGTG gtttacTTGCATCCTGAAAGACAGCGTTACGGAAACATTGCCAAGAGTAAATATGATGGGAGCGGTTTCTGGATATTCTTTCAAGCAATGCTCACACCACATAAGTG CTTGCCACAAAAAACTTTACGCGGACCTGGACATGAAGGGCATGAACTACGACAGCTCTGTCGTCCAGGACGCTCACGAGTGCCAGGAGCGGTGCACCAACGACACGCACTGCCACTTTTTCACCTTCGCCTCCAGGTGGTTCCCCAGTCCGGAGCACCG TAACGTTTGTCTGTTGAAGCACACCCACACGGGGACACCAACCAGGATAACGAAGCTCAAGCACGTGGTGTCTGGATTTTCCCTGAAACCCTGCGCACTCTCTAAACTGG CCTGCATTCGGGACATGTTCCCCAGCACCCTGTTTGCCGACAGCAACGTCGACAGCGTCACCGCTCCAGACGCCTTCGTCTGCCGCAGCATTTGCAGTCACCATCCCAActgtttgttttttaccttcttttcccAAGCGTGGCCGAAGGAATCTGAAAG AAATCTTTGTCTCCTGAAAACATCCAAAAGCGGTATACCAAGTGCACGCTTTATAAAGAGCAACGCTTTTTCGGGTTTCAGTCTGCAAAACTGCAGGCACAGCATCCCAG TGTTCTGCCATACTTCGTTTTACCAAAACACCGACTTCTTGGGAGAAGAACTGGACATTCTGGACGTGAGAGGGCATGAAGCCTGCCAGAACGCGTGCACCAACACCATCCGCTGCCAATTTTTTACCTATTCTCCGTCTCAAGGGTCTTGCAATGGAGGCAT GGGTCAATGTTACTTAAAACTTTCTTCAAACGGATCTCCAACTAAAATACTTCACGGGAGAGGAGGCATCTCTGGATATACGTTAAGGTTGTGTAAGATGGACAATG CATGTACAACCAAAATCAAGCCCAGAATTGTGGGAGGAACGGCGTCTGTTCGTGGTGAGTGGCCGTGGCAGGTGACTCTGCACATCACCTCACCTGTCCAGAGACACCTGTGTGGGGGCTCCATCATCGGAAACCAGTGGATATTAACAGCCGCTCACTGTCTCAGCGG GATAGAGTCACCTAAAATGTTGCGTGTCTACGGTGGCATTTTAAATCAATCGGAAATAAAAGAGGATACGTCTTTCTTTGGGGTCCAAGAAATAATAATGCATGATCAGTATAAAACGGCAGAAAGCGGGTATGACATTGCCTTGCTGAAGCTGCAAACAGCAATGAATTACACGG acaaaatacaaaatactctGCAGAAAGTCAAGATCCCCTTAGTGACAAATACAGAATGCCAGGCCCGCTACGGAGGACACAGGATAACCAACAAGATGATTTGTGCAGGCTACCAAGACGGAGGCAAGGACGCTTGTAAG GGAGACTCGGGAGGCCCCCTGTCCTGCAAACACAACGAGGTCTGGCATCTGGTGGGCATCACAAGTTGGGGCGACGGCTGTGCTCAGAGGGGACGCCCCGGTGTCTACACCAACGTGGTCGAGCACGTGGACTGGATTTTGGAAAAAACTCAAGCAGTGTGA
- the F11 gene encoding coagulation factor XI isoform X1 gives MILLYQMIPFILSASVSGECVTELFKDTSFQGGDVAAVFTPSAEHCQVICTHHPRCLLFTFMAESPSEDPAKWFTCILKDSVTETLPRVNMMGAVSGYSFKQCSHHISACHKKLYADLDMKGMNYDSSVVQDAHECQERCTNDTHCHFFTFASRWFPSPEHRNVCLLKHTHTGTPTRITKLKHVVSGFSLKPCALSKLACIRDMFPSTLFADSNVDSVTAPDAFVCRSICSHHPNCLFFTFFSQAWPKESERNLCLLKTSKSGIPSARFIKSNAFSGFSLQNCRHSIPVFCHTSFYQNTDFLGEELDILDVRGHEACQNACTNTIRCQFFTYSPSQGSCNGGMGQCYLKLSSNGSPTKILHGRGGISGYTLRLCKMDNACTTKIKPRIVGGTASVRGEWPWQVTLHITSPVQRHLCGGSIIGNQWILTAAHCLSGIESPKMLRVYGGILNQSEIKEDTSFFGVQEIIMHDQYKTAESGYDIALLKLQTAMNYTDFQRPICLPSKGDRDVIYTDCWATGWGYRKFRDKIQNTLQKVKIPLVTNTECQARYGGHRITNKMICAGYQDGGKDACKGDSGGPLSCKHNEVWHLVGITSWGDGCAQRGRPGVYTNVVEHVDWILEKTQAV, from the exons aTGATTTTGTTATACCAAatgataccttttattttatctGCTTCGGTTTCTGGTG AATGTGTGACTGAGCTGTTCAAAGACACCAGCTTTCAAGGGGGTGATGTCGCTGCTGTTTTCACGCCCAGCGCCGAGCACTGCCAGGTAATCTGCACCCATCACCCGAGGTGCTTGCTCTTcacttttatggctgaatcaCCATCTGAAGATCCTGCTAAGTG gtttacTTGCATCCTGAAAGACAGCGTTACGGAAACATTGCCAAGAGTAAATATGATGGGAGCGGTTTCTGGATATTCTTTCAAGCAATGCTCACACCACATAAGTG CTTGCCACAAAAAACTTTACGCGGACCTGGACATGAAGGGCATGAACTACGACAGCTCTGTCGTCCAGGACGCTCACGAGTGCCAGGAGCGGTGCACCAACGACACGCACTGCCACTTTTTCACCTTCGCCTCCAGGTGGTTCCCCAGTCCGGAGCACCG TAACGTTTGTCTGTTGAAGCACACCCACACGGGGACACCAACCAGGATAACGAAGCTCAAGCACGTGGTGTCTGGATTTTCCCTGAAACCCTGCGCACTCTCTAAACTGG CCTGCATTCGGGACATGTTCCCCAGCACCCTGTTTGCCGACAGCAACGTCGACAGCGTCACCGCTCCAGACGCCTTCGTCTGCCGCAGCATTTGCAGTCACCATCCCAActgtttgttttttaccttcttttcccAAGCGTGGCCGAAGGAATCTGAAAG AAATCTTTGTCTCCTGAAAACATCCAAAAGCGGTATACCAAGTGCACGCTTTATAAAGAGCAACGCTTTTTCGGGTTTCAGTCTGCAAAACTGCAGGCACAGCATCCCAG TGTTCTGCCATACTTCGTTTTACCAAAACACCGACTTCTTGGGAGAAGAACTGGACATTCTGGACGTGAGAGGGCATGAAGCCTGCCAGAACGCGTGCACCAACACCATCCGCTGCCAATTTTTTACCTATTCTCCGTCTCAAGGGTCTTGCAATGGAGGCAT GGGTCAATGTTACTTAAAACTTTCTTCAAACGGATCTCCAACTAAAATACTTCACGGGAGAGGAGGCATCTCTGGATATACGTTAAGGTTGTGTAAGATGGACAATG CATGTACAACCAAAATCAAGCCCAGAATTGTGGGAGGAACGGCGTCTGTTCGTGGTGAGTGGCCGTGGCAGGTGACTCTGCACATCACCTCACCTGTCCAGAGACACCTGTGTGGGGGCTCCATCATCGGAAACCAGTGGATATTAACAGCCGCTCACTGTCTCAGCGG GATAGAGTCACCTAAAATGTTGCGTGTCTACGGTGGCATTTTAAATCAATCGGAAATAAAAGAGGATACGTCTTTCTTTGGGGTCCAAGAAATAATAATGCATGATCAGTATAAAACGGCAGAAAGCGGGTATGACATTGCCTTGCTGAAGCTGCAAACAGCAATGAATTACACGG ATTTTCAACGACCCATATGCCTACCTTCCAAAGGAGATAGAGACGTCATATATACTGATTGCTGGGCGACTGGATGGGGCTACAGGAAATTCagag acaaaatacaaaatactctGCAGAAAGTCAAGATCCCCTTAGTGACAAATACAGAATGCCAGGCCCGCTACGGAGGACACAGGATAACCAACAAGATGATTTGTGCAGGCTACCAAGACGGAGGCAAGGACGCTTGTAAG GGAGACTCGGGAGGCCCCCTGTCCTGCAAACACAACGAGGTCTGGCATCTGGTGGGCATCACAAGTTGGGGCGACGGCTGTGCTCAGAGGGGACGCCCCGGTGTCTACACCAACGTGGTCGAGCACGTGGACTGGATTTTGGAAAAAACTCAAGCAGTGTGA